The segment TCGATGGCCAATTTGGTCGCAATGGCTTGGCCGATACCGCCGGACGAAGCGGTGACCAATGCGGTTTTGTTTTGTAGTGGTCGTTCCATGTTCGTTTGCTTGTTGGCAACGTTCGCTTGATGAATGGCAACGGTCGATCGATTGCAAAAACAAGGATCGACCGCCGACGGGTATCCCAATGACTGTCGCGTGGTCTCCACCGCCATGTGCCGGCGAATGCAGCATCGGCGGGGCCGCCTTTCGGACGCACGGTGTGTTGTTGCCGAGCATCTCTTTGCAATCATCATGCCAACCGACGTTGTGCAGTGATCAGTGGCGGATCGCGATGACGACACGGAGGCCAAAAAAATTCCGGCAAGCCCAGCAGGACTTGCCGGCGATGAAAGGCCGACTGGTTTGCGGATGCCCCGAGAGGACAGGCCATCGACTGGCTTATTCGCTCAAGTCAAAGTCTTGGGCCTCGTCCGGACCCGGCTTCGCATAGGCGGGGTCTTTCGCACGAATGTAAACTTCGCCGTTGTCCAGCATGCGAACATCCAGCGGCACGATCGTGACGCCTTGTTCGTTGATGGTTTGGGCGTTCTCACCAAGGTCGCGATCCTGGATGCCGTCGCGAGGCACGGGGGGGACATTGGCATTGAAGAATGCCGTGTTCCACCACTTGCCTTCTTTGTCTTGGAACGGCGTACCGTGACCCAAGAACCGTCCGGCAAACTTTCGCGGACCGTAAGGACCGTTGATGTCGTCGGCTACGCAGTAGTAGAGATTGTAGGATCCCTTGCGACCTTGATCGGTTGACCAAGCTGTTCCCAAATGGACGTACTTGCCGCCGACTTTGATCATCGTCGCGCCTTCGTGACCGATGCGACTGATCGGGGTTCCATCGGGACCAGGTCGGCTGCCGGCCGGATCAATGCGAACCGGTTCGCCGGTGTAGCCTGACAAGTCCTTTTTCATCGGGGCGACCAAGGTGTTCTGCCATAACAGGTAGGGCGTTCCATCGTCGTCGGTGAAGATCGACGGATCGTGCCGCGGGCCCATGTTCCCATTCATCGGGTGCACCCAGGGGCCTTTCAATTCAGGTCCCGTCGTGAGGGCCAGGCTGGATTGGCTTTTGGGGCAATGCACCAAGGCCCAACGATCGCCCATCCAGTGGACTTCGGGGGCCCAGATCAAACGTTTCTTGATCTTTTCACCGTTCTGTTCTCGGTACGTGTCGCTCAGGTCGAACACAACGCCCAAAGATTCCCATTCAATCAAGTCGGGGCTGCGATACACACGGACTTGATCGCCGACAATGCTTTGGTCGCCCAGGCCGATGTTATAAGGATTCTCGGCTTCGCGAGGATCGTTTTTTCGCGGCTGCGTTCCGGTCAAGTAGTAGTAACCGTCCGGTGCCAAAGTGATATAAGGATCGCGGATCCAGCCGGCCTTGATGTACAGGGCACGGTCGTGACTTTTCAGTCCGGCACGAATCGTTTCCGGGTCCATGACGGGGCCCGGTTTGCGGTCCGTGGGGACTTCTTGGAACGCCGACTTGGGAAACGCGTCGGCGGCTTTCTGGTCCGTGGAGGTGAATAGGATCTTGTGGACCTTAGCCAAGCGGTCGGCGGGAATCTTGATGACTTCGCGATCGTAGGTCATCAGTCCATTGATTTCGCCTTCGACATCGGTCGTTTGCGTGTAAACGCCGCCCGCGATGCCTTGGCGTCGCAGACGGTCCAGGCCTTCGATAGAGGTCAGGTAACGTTCCAAGTATTCCTTTTTGTTCTGTGGCAGGCCGCCGTAACCCCAATTGCGGCGATCGGCATCCCACAAGTGACCACGAATCGGCAGACCGTGTCCGCCGAATTCGCCGACGACTTTGATGAAGTCGTCAAAGCGTCCGCCCTTGTCCAGGTCGAACGGGAAATCAGGATGGGGGTATTGATGGTGATCGACGACGTCACCGACCGGCCAAAAATTTCCGCCGCTGGCGATGTTGATCAACCGCGACGGGTCTCGATCGACGGTCCATTGCCCCACTTCCATGGTGCGGTGCTGGCCCCATCGTTCGTTGAACGGAACCCAGGAAACGATCGACGGGTGATTTTCCAGTGTGTCGATCATCCGTTCCAGTTCCAGCATGAATTGATCGTGCTGGTCATCGGGCCAAACGGCATCGGTGGGATCGGGTTGCAATCGCGTCCACGGCGGTTGGGGGCCACCGCTGACGTGGTCTTGCCACATCATCATGCCCAGTCGGTCACAGTGATAGTAATATCGTCGTGGTTCGACCTTGATGTGTTTGCGGATCATGTTGAATCCGGCACTCTTTAAGTACTCGATGTCGAACAACATCGCTTCGTCCGACGGCGGCGTCAGCAACCCGTCGGGCCACCAACCTTGATCCAGCGGTCCCCAGTGGAACAAGACGTCGCCGTTGAGCGTGAATCGCCAGTGCCCATCCGCGTCTTTGACTTTGCCGACCGTTCGGATGCCCGCGTAGGAATCGACGGAGTCGACGGCGTTACCCGAGTCGTCGTTCAACGTGACTTCGATGTCGTACAAGTGCGGTTGGTCGGGCGACCACAGCTTGGCGTTGTCGATCACCAATTCGATCGTGTCGTCGGTTTCGCCTTCGGCAACGACGCGTTGGCCGTCGCGGACGACGATGCGACAGTTCTGGCCGGATGTCGTTTCCGGGGAAACGGTGATGCTGCCGCGATCTGCATCGGTGCTGATCTTGATGTCGCGGATCGATTCGCTGGGAACCTGTTCCATCCAAACCGTTTGCCAGATGCCCGAAACGCGTGTGTACCAAATGCCGCGGGCGTTGAAGGTTTGCTTGCCACGCAGTTGGAATTGTTCGGTGGCGTCTTCGACACGCACGACCAATTCATTTGCGCCCTGTTTGACCGCGTCGGTGATGTCGAACTGGAACGGCGTGTTTCCGCCGGTGTGCGTTCCGACGGACGTTCCGTTGACGAAGACTTCGCAGTGATAGTCGACCGCTTCGAAGTTCAACAGTTGCCGATGTCCATCGGCGATGTTCGCATCAAAGGTGCGTCGATACCAAAGGGCTTCCGATGGATCCAGCAAACGCTGGACGCCCCCGAGTTTGGATTCCAAACAGAAAGGGACCAAGATCTTCCCGTCCCATTGGCCGGGCGTGTCGTGGGATTCCAACGACGTGACGGCATAGTCCCAGTGCCCATTCAGGTTTGTCCAATCGGCACGTTTCAATTGAGGACGCGGGTATTCGGTCCACGCGTTTTCGGCTGTGACCTTCTTACCCCATCGGGTGATCAGATCAGACTGAAAAGGTTTGTTGCTGCCGACCGGTTGGGGCAATTCCGGCAGTCGGCCTGGTCGTGCAAAGTGAACGTCGATGAATTGTCCGCCGCTGGTTTGTTTGCAATGCACGGCCAAGACGTTGGTGCCGGTTCGGACCGCGTCCTTTTTGTCGGCGGGAATTTTGACCAGCTTGTATTGGCGGGTGTATCCGTCCAGATCCGCGACCAACACACCGTTCAAATAGATCTGGGCGTCTTCGTCATGATGGACATACAACGCGATGTCTTTGGCGGGATTGTTCAACCGGATGGATTTGCGCAGCCAGATTTCATCGGTTTCCCATCGGGTGCCCACGCGTGCGCCGGGCGTGTCCGCGGTACCAAAGCCGCCGGAACCTTCTTTCCAACCCTGGGCGACGTAGTCGGGTTGTTGCCAATCGCCATCAGGATGTTCAAACGTGTAACGCCAACTGTCGACGATGGGCTGGGCCCAGGCGGTCGACCCGGCACCGATCATCACGGCGACGGTAAACAGAGTGGACAGAATCTTCATCAGTCTCAACAAATCACTTCGAGGGGTGGGGGGAGGGAGGGGAAAAGTGTGCGTTGAAGGATCTCATACCACGAGGTCACCGTT is part of the Crateriforma spongiae genome and harbors:
- a CDS encoding family 43 glycosylhydrolase; protein product: MKILSTLFTVAVMIGAGSTAWAQPIVDSWRYTFEHPDGDWQQPDYVAQGWKEGSGGFGTADTPGARVGTRWETDEIWLRKSIRLNNPAKDIALYVHHDEDAQIYLNGVLVADLDGYTRQYKLVKIPADKKDAVRTGTNVLAVHCKQTSGGQFIDVHFARPGRLPELPQPVGSNKPFQSDLITRWGKKVTAENAWTEYPRPQLKRADWTNLNGHWDYAVTSLESHDTPGQWDGKILVPFCLESKLGGVQRLLDPSEALWYRRTFDANIADGHRQLLNFEAVDYHCEVFVNGTSVGTHTGGNTPFQFDITDAVKQGANELVVRVEDATEQFQLRGKQTFNARGIWYTRVSGIWQTVWMEQVPSESIRDIKISTDADRGSITVSPETTSGQNCRIVVRDGQRVVAEGETDDTIELVIDNAKLWSPDQPHLYDIEVTLNDDSGNAVDSVDSYAGIRTVGKVKDADGHWRFTLNGDVLFHWGPLDQGWWPDGLLTPPSDEAMLFDIEYLKSAGFNMIRKHIKVEPRRYYYHCDRLGMMMWQDHVSGGPQPPWTRLQPDPTDAVWPDDQHDQFMLELERMIDTLENHPSIVSWVPFNERWGQHRTMEVGQWTVDRDPSRLINIASGGNFWPVGDVVDHHQYPHPDFPFDLDKGGRFDDFIKVVGEFGGHGLPIRGHLWDADRRNWGYGGLPQNKKEYLERYLTSIEGLDRLRRQGIAGGVYTQTTDVEGEINGLMTYDREVIKIPADRLAKVHKILFTSTDQKAADAFPKSAFQEVPTDRKPGPVMDPETIRAGLKSHDRALYIKAGWIRDPYITLAPDGYYYLTGTQPRKNDPREAENPYNIGLGDQSIVGDQVRVYRSPDLIEWESLGVVFDLSDTYREQNGEKIKKRLIWAPEVHWMGDRWALVHCPKSQSSLALTTGPELKGPWVHPMNGNMGPRHDPSIFTDDDGTPYLLWQNTLVAPMKKDLSGYTGEPVRIDPAGSRPGPDGTPISRIGHEGATMIKVGGKYVHLGTAWSTDQGRKGSYNLYYCVADDINGPYGPRKFAGRFLGHGTPFQDKEGKWWNTAFFNANVPPVPRDGIQDRDLGENAQTINEQGVTIVPLDVRMLDNGEVYIRAKDPAYAKPGPDEAQDFDLSE